ATGCCGCCTCCACTCCCTTCGGGTCGCCCAGGGTTCATTTTACCCCGCTTTCCCCCTCGTTTCGGCTATAATAGGCCTATGAGTCCCAAAACGCACCATCAACTCACCCATCTGGACGAAAAAGGTCGGGCCCGGATGGTGGATGTAGGCTACAAGCCCGACACCGAGCGCGCGGCGGTGGCTAAGGGCGAGGTCCACATGCGCCTCGAAACCCTGGCCCTCATCCGCCAGGGTGCGCTGAAAAAAGGCGATGTGCTCACCGTGGCCGAAATCGCCGGGGTGATGGCCGCCAAGCGCACCAGCGACCTCATCCCCCTGTGCCATCCGCTGCCGCTCACCCAGGTGACCGTGGAGATCGCCCTGCGTGACGACCTCCCCGGCGTGGAGATCACCGCCACGGCCCGCACGGTAGGGAAAACCGGTGTGGAGATGGAAGCCCTGACCGCCGTCAGTGTGGCCGCCCTCACCGTTTACGACATGGCGAAGGCCGTGGAGAAGACTATGCGCATCACCAACATCCGCCTGGTGCGCAAGAGCGGCGGTCTGAGCGGCGATGTGGTCAACGAATAACCCTGCCACCCTGCCTCAATCTTTCCAGCCCCGAGGTAAAGCCTATGCCTCTTTATCGCCTTCTGTTTTTCGCCACGCTGCGTGAAGCCAGCGGCACCAAAGCCACCGAGATCGAACTGCCCTCCCCGGCCACCGTGGCCGACCTGAAGCAGGCCCTGGTGCAACGCTTTCCCAATCTGGCGCCTCATCTTGACAACACCATCGTGGCCTTCAACTACGCTTACGCTTTTGACGAAGATACGCTGCCCGAAGAAGGCGGCGAAGTGGCCCTGTTCCCGCCGGTCAGCGGCGGCAGCGACGAGGAGACGACGCAGGATACAATCCGGATTACCGTCATTTTCTTCGCCGCCTTGCGCGCCATTACCGGCCACAGTCGCCTGACGCTGGAACTCCCCAAAGGCAGCACGGTGGGCGACCTCAAGCGCCTGCTATTGGAACGCTGGCCAGACCTCAAACTTTCCCTCGACGGCATCGTGGTCTCCATTGGGGAACACACGGCCGAAGACGAGGAAGTGTTGCCCGACGGCGCTCAGGTGGGTTTGTTCCACCCCATCGCCGGGGGAAGCGAGGCGGAGGAAGAAGAACCGCCTACCGTGTGCCTGGTACTAGGAGGCGAACTGGATACCGACGCCCTCATCGCCCGCATCGTGCGCCCGACCACCGGGGCCGTGGTGTCCTTCACCGGCGTGGTGCGCGCCATCACCCGCCGGGGCAAGCCGCACGAAACGGTGCGCCTGGAATACGAAGCTTACCGCCCCATGGCCGAGGCCAAGATGCGGCAAATCGCCGGGGAAATCCGCGCCCGCTGGCCCGAGGTGGAGGGCATCGCTTTGGTGCAGCGTATCGGCGTCCTGCCCCCTGGAACGCCGACCACCTTCGTGGCCTGCGCCGCCCCGCACCGCAACACCGGCGTCTTTGAGGCCGCCCGCTACGGCATCAACCGACTGAAAGAAATCGTTCCCGTCTGGAAAAAGGAAGTCGGACCCGACGGCGAAACCTGGGTCGAGGGGCACTATCACCCCCAACGCGGTGACTGAGGAGGACCATGCTACCCTGGAAATGCAGCAACTGCGGCGAACCCTACCCTGAGGAGGCGTTGCCCTACCGTTGTCCCCGCTGCGGAGGCGTGTTCGACCGCGCCCTGCCCCTGCGCTACGACCCAGGGGCCATCGACACCCGGCAGCCCGGCCTGTGGCGGTTCGCCCCCCTTTGGGGTTGGGCGGCCGACATCAAACCGGTTTCCCTGGGCGAGGGCAACACGCCCCTGATGTGGACCCAGGGCTTTGACCGGCAGGTGGCGCTGAAACTGGAGTACCTCAACCCCACCGGGTCGCACAAGGACCGGGGCACCGCTCCCCTGGTAGCGCTCCTCAAAGACTGGGGCGTCAACGAGGCCTTGGAGGATTCCTCGGGCAACGCCGGGGCCTCTTTTGCCGCTTATGCAGCCCGGGCGGGCATCCACGCCCGAGTCTTCGTTCCGGCTTATGCTTCGGGCCCCAAACGCGCGCAAATGGCGGCTTATGGCGCCGAAGTGATCCCCGTGGAAGGGCCACGCTCGCGGGCGGCCGAGGCCGTGCGCCAGGCCGCCCAGGCCGGCGCCGTGTATGCCAGCCACGCCCATCTACCCTTCGGCCTGGACGGCTTTGCCACCATCGCCTGGGAACTGGCCGAGCAGATGGACACGCCGCCGGGTACCATCGTCGCGCCGGTGGGCCAGGGCAGCCTGCTCCTGGGCATCGCCCGCGGCGCCGAGGCCCTGGTGCGCGCCGGGGTGTGGCCCAAGATACCCCTGCTGGTCGGTGTTCAGGCGCTGGCCTGCGCGCCCCTCTACGCCCTGGCCCGCGGCGGCCGCGAGGCCCTGGCCTGGGTCACCGAAGGCGAAACCCTGGCCGAGGGCGTGCGCATCCTGCGACCGGTGTGGGGCGACGCCTTGATGGATTTCCTGAGCCGGACCCCCGGCGCTTTCGTCGCTGTGGAAGAGGAGGCCATTTGCCAGGG
This portion of the Anaerolineae bacterium genome encodes:
- the moaC gene encoding cyclic pyranopterin monophosphate synthase MoaC gives rise to the protein MSPKTHHQLTHLDEKGRARMVDVGYKPDTERAAVAKGEVHMRLETLALIRQGALKKGDVLTVAEIAGVMAAKRTSDLIPLCHPLPLTQVTVEIALRDDLPGVEITATARTVGKTGVEMEALTAVSVAALTVYDMAKAVEKTMRITNIRLVRKSGGLSGDVVNE
- a CDS encoding pyridoxal-phosphate dependent enzyme encodes the protein MLPWKCSNCGEPYPEEALPYRCPRCGGVFDRALPLRYDPGAIDTRQPGLWRFAPLWGWAADIKPVSLGEGNTPLMWTQGFDRQVALKLEYLNPTGSHKDRGTAPLVALLKDWGVNEALEDSSGNAGASFAAYAARAGIHARVFVPAYASGPKRAQMAAYGAEVIPVEGPRSRAAEAVRQAAQAGAVYASHAHLPFGLDGFATIAWELAEQMDTPPGTIVAPVGQGSLLLGIARGAEALVRAGVWPKIPLLVGVQALACAPLYALARGGREALAWVTEGETLAEGVRILRPVWGDALMDFLSRTPGAFVAVEEEAICQGREELAHRGFYVEPTSAIVWDALAQIASWAPEPIVLILTGHGLKAS